One Ostrea edulis chromosome 6, xbOstEdul1.1, whole genome shotgun sequence genomic window, TCTATAGGTTTGATTTTGTTGTTCTTTGTCtctttatcagttttgtttcaTTCGATCACCCCATATTCAATCATTAGAGAGGTATGAAATGTGGCTTCACCCTCGAGAGGCCCcaggtggtacccctacagccccataATGAGGGCGTAAAACGATAGACCTAGAGGTTTCCTATCTTAATTATATCAACACTGGACCGGCTGCAACGGGTGCGGAATACTGTTGCTCGTCTAGTTACGTGGTCACCGAAACGGGAACACATATTTCCgattctgatatatatatacataaacacatggttatgaatataaaaaaatgatATACCCCCGCCTGGGCCCACGATGCAGTCGTGTGACTGAAGAAGTAACACTTGTCGTGGTACTGTACAAATCCAGTACTACAACCTGTAAGTAATAATCATTTTATAATTTCCATAACATACATTGTATCTATCGTGTAGCAGGCATGGTTTATGCATTCATTTAGGTTTAATCCAATATAGTCTTTGGGCGCTCTAATggtaatataatataatatgcTTTTTTAATGTTCATGGCTTTGGATCCTGGGGATGACGATTTTTTCTTCTAACAATTATCTCTTCTGcaaatgaaaaacaacacaCATACCATTTTTTTGTAATCGCTTCCTGGTCATACGAAAACAATCTTTGACAATAATTTGTAATGCAAAATCTTCTACAAATAAACCGCCttattttctccataaaatttTATACGAGTTCCTCGGCATGAGTAAGCAACTACTTGTAGGATATGTTTGAGTACCtattttctctctcaaaaataTACTGCAAACGCTAAACTAAACTAAACTTATGGAAATATCTGTTAACACTGATCGATTAGAAGAAGAAACAGTTTTCGTTAGATTTCGTTGTAAATAAGATTTCTGTTCAAATCTGCAAAGGATGTAAAGACCTTTCTTGGCCCCTATAAAACGCAAAATTTTAAACCTTTAAAAAATACTTtgactcttttttttttaaatttgaaaaggaGATCATAAACAATACAGATTCACATCATTAGTCTCTGACATCTATGGCTATTAGGAGTGCGTGACGCAGTTTATTATTAGTTTATCTAAAATGATGATTTCTGTCCAACGTTTTTCTTTCAGGAGCATAGAGCGTAGCTTCGAACAAACAATCTTTTTTCTATGATAATTTTTTCTGAATGTTTTTCTTTCAGGAAGCAGACAACTGaacataaacaaaattaaccaacaaACTTAAATTGGTAAAAAAGTAAGAGTATATAATATcgtacatttttattttaagaaactCATGAAGTTCATTTACTTAGTTGTACAAAATTACATGATTTGTTAAACTGTGTTACAATAATCAAATTGAgtctttaaattacaaattgcacgcCATAATCTTGTATTTGTGGCAGTCAAATTCAAAACTCGAAAAACTGttgaagcaactaatgaacaaaaaatGGCGGCGCCTTTACAGCTCACAAAATTTTCACGAAATGTTAAACATTCAAAGTCGctaaataaagtttataatttattcaagtatatataaaattcaacatatcaaatatgaataaataaatggaaCAAATCTCAACACACAGGACGGACTCTGGTCATAATCGGCACAATTACCGATAAATATCGGGATTCATCGGCACAATATTTCAGACAATGCTATCATGTACTAACAGCAAAAATCCACATCCAAACTAAAACTTAAATGACTCTTAATTAAAATTATTTAACCAGCAAAAGTAAATATTTCACTGCAAGTACAATTAACTAGCTTATATGTGAAAATATTCCCTGACACTAAATCTACTAAATACTAGTATTTTTACTAGTAATAATGTACTTCAGTTACATTAACTGAACTAATACCTTATATGAGCCGTTCCTAACAAAATAGTGAAACCAAAAAAGAGCAATCGAAACTCAGCGTCTCTTAATTGGTAGAACTTCTCAAATCCGCAAAAATTAATAACCAATCATAATTAATAATTCCATCCCGTAAATAATAATTAGCTAATCATACATAATTATCATCCTGTAACAAAATCTTACATCgtatgtaaaataaatacaatacgTAAATGAATTAATAAAGTAAATGTTAACACTTTAAAAGCACATCAGCGTTTGACCTGGTATCTACTATTAGATccgacacacacacacacacacacacacacacacacacacacacacacacacacacacacacacacacacacacatacatatatatatatatatatatatatgtgtgtgtgtgtgtgtgtgtgtgtgtgtgtgtgtgtaaatagagagagagagagagagagagagagagagagagaaacttcACAAAGATGACATTTATCGTCGCtttagagaaaaaaataaacaatactccCGCGGCCTCGTGGACACATCCTAAAATATGACTATGCGTACAATTGAATATTTAGTAAGAAATGTGGCAAAAgtttagaaatgtttgttcacaaaGCGGTTAATTTCTGGCTTAAGTGAATACAAagaagaaatattacagtaagcAGTTATtcgtaaatacatcaatatatacatttaaaaaaattttaaaatcagtaaTTATAACATGTTCTTTGCATGCAAGACATTAATTGTTAATTCCGACTGGTACATAAGTATTCAATCTTTTCATCTATAAATGTTCTCAAAAGCGACGATAAATGTCATCTTTGTAAAGTTGTTCAATTCctattatacaatatatatatatatatatatatatatatatatatataaagcactaaataatcacaactaggtactgaaaattttcgccccagcccggggtcgaaccagcgacgtacggcaccctccgcctagcaagattgtcaaaccagtatatatatatatatatatatatatgtatatgtatatatatatatatgtatatatatatatatatatatatatatatatatatatatatatgtatatatatatatatgtatatatatatatatatatatatatatatatatatatatatatgtatatatatatatatatatatgtatatatatatatatatatatatatgtgtgtgtatatatatatatatatatatatatatatataatttgagaCTATTAGGCTATAAATGTAACCCTACAAACTACAGAGGTATTATATTGACTTCTGCAATAAGCAAATTATTTGAAAAGGTTATTCTATCTcgcattgaaaatgaattaactGAAAAGCGCATCTTATTTCCACATCCGTTACAATTtggttccagaaatgatcatgGTGCTATACCAGCCTGTCATGTCTTGAAAGAAGCCATTTGCTATTATGTATCAAGGAGTTCGCCAGTCTTCTGTACTTTTTTAGATAACGAAAAAGCTTTTGATAGAATATGGCATAATGGCCTTTTATTTAAACTGCATACTCTTGGAATAGATCGTAGAATATGGAAAATCCTGAAATACTGGTACAATGGCAATAAATGTTTTGTATCCTTTGCTGGGATAAATTCGTCATTATACAATGTTTCACAAGGTGTTGGTCAAGGAAGAGTTCTTAGTGCTTTTATGTTCCTTGTATATATAGACGATCTCttaaatgaaatttgtaaaCTCAACTATGGGTTATTGTTGGGTGATATACATATACCAAGTATACTGTTAGTAGATGATACTGTTTTGCTGAGTAATTCGCCTCGCTCTCTTCAAAGTCTGTTGGTTATTGTTGAGCGTTATGCATACAAATGGAGACTTCATTACAATCCATGTAAAAGTGTTTTTATAGTTTTTAATAAGTTTcatctttcatttgtaaattatggaatgaaattatttaatgATCATATACCATATTGTGATAGTGTCATATATGCAggtttagctgcaataatgtagccctctctgatttttttttttttttttttttttttttttttttaggggagagggctacaactccttaggatctccgtaatggtgcaaatgcgggagtgattcactcccgcaacatttgcgctcattctaaacatttcctgactttctttatgtaaataaaatgatattctatgtttcttagtcaatatataaatttacaacctgcaacttaagatttgtgatgctctattctaccgttttcaacaatttcgataaattccaatttctcgattcatatttgtgcgccatgtttgatgtactgaagtataaacttccgattgtcaagtcatttgcatatgccatataaggtagtatttacatcaatggacaagtatggaggcgaaaactatttcgtcggtattgaaaatgtttgaatttaatatcaagttcaaaaccgaacagcagagtgtaacaataatatgattttctgcaacaatatgattttcctttctttgtggAAGTGGCTCgaataactacattttcgcgctgattgtcaatgtttaggtttttcattagatccacctacgagacctcgcgataacaagcatggcggagcagacgaagaattttgcatgctgtacattgtatttaatgaaaaacacctttattagacatgcccaagcacaaagttggtactccttttggtataaacaacatatgggactaatacacagagtttattatcggttattcataaaattattttgcaccattacggagatcctatggaattgtagccctatcccgaaaacgtcagaataaaaaaaatttggatagggctacattattgcagctaatgcAGGTTGTTTGCTTCAAGCAAACATGAAATGTGACAAATTGACAGATCGAGCGTGCAAGGCTGCAAGAACTAAAATACATTCCTTATATACAATTGGTGTGAACAGTTTTCAGATTCATCCTATAGTTTCAGCTAAAATTTGGAAAAGGATTGTGTTACCGTCGGCATTCTATTCTTGTGAGCTATGGACAGCATTATCTAAAGAAGATCTGAACAAAATATCCAAAGACCTTTTTCTAGAATAATACAAGGTTTTCCAAAATATTCTCCATCTCTTTCGTGCATTGCAAATCTAGGTTTATGGACTATGGAAGGGTATATTGATAAATGTCGTTTATTATTATTCGGTAGACTGCATAGAGCAGATCAAAACTCTACTCACAATAAAGTATATAGATTTATCTCCAATGTTTGTGTTGCTGAAAAGTTTCTCGTGACAAAAATTATTACTGATACTCtgacaaaatacaaaatgtctAATGTATTTTTTGACCATGCTGATATTGGTTTTGATaaacaatcattttcaaaattagtttttaaaaatgtatttctaaTAGAAGATAGAAAATGGCATAATGCAATATCACAATGTCAACATATGTCgttgtttatgaaaattcattgtAAATTAAGACCAAGTCATATCTGGTGTATCCTTAATGAAAATCCTGGTCAACGACGGTCTATTAATTGTCTCTTGCAACTTGCTTCtatgaaaatagtttcaaaagAATGTACTTTGTGtggtaaaaatgttttaaattataacATTCATGTAATGCTTAGTtgcttcaatgttttattagataGAGAACATTTACTAGAGAATATATTGGATCTGTTAGACCTTGaagaatatgttaattttgagagCCAACGTATTGAAACACAATATCTTTCTCTTTTGGGATGTATTAATGGTACTAGCTTTGGCAATTTGTCTCGTGATAAATGGAAAAAAGtaattcaaattgtttcaaattacgttttcaaattgaaaaatctcTTTATCTTTGATTGTCGTAAAATGTaactttgtacatatataattatgtttgtttgttcctgttcatatctaattatataatgttCTAGTTGTCAATTACTTATAACTCTCCATTACcttggaggaaataaagaatatctcatatatatatatatatatatatatatatatatatatatatatatactttgagACTATTAGGCTTTCGTAGATTAGCAATCATACTTGATATAGGTGGGTCTTTCATTCAAGACGATGATAATGAGTTTAAGAATAACACAATTTCATCAAAAGACATACTTACAATTAACACTCGGTACAGAAATGAAAACACAGATGACTAAATATTTCAGAAACATTCTGTCTTTCACTGTCTGAAAGATAAGCTGTGTGTGAATCGTGTCTGGACTTTATCTACATTATGTACGGTAAAAATCTGGTTCAAACAGATGTCATGCatttaaaaggtgaagataacgaacggtaatcaatctcataactcctataaggaattgggtaacatgaacccctggatatacatgtaccaaaggcgagatcaggtgcgtaggaggagtaagcatcccttgttgaccggtcacgccTGCCATGattcctatatcttgatcaggtaaacggagttatccgtagttaaaatcagtgtaccaagaactgcctaataatcggtatgaaacacgtcagatagcattcaTTAACCCTTTAAACAAATATCAAGAACCTTAGTAGTATAACGCAACTCGATAGACGGGTCAACTGATAGGGGGTTCAGCGGAGTGCAGTTTTGAGCGGTATTGAATGTAGGGTCAAGCAGTTGGCCGGGGCCACCTGGCGCGGTCAAGCGGGGTTGGCGCGGTCAAGCTGGGCAGGTGGGGAGAGGTAGCGCTGTGTAGCAGGCGAGGTGTGGGGGGATAGCGTGTGAAAGTTTTGTATTCCTGGTGTATTCctttatgttaaattttcaaataaaaagaattaaagaacaatggtttacacatttattcaatgaacaaTTTACACACAGATAATTTACTGGTCCATAGTATTGCATTATGTCTAGAAAAATAGATAGGCGAGaggtttcgttttcatttctcgAAAACGGTGgtatttgtaaacaatgaactcAGCTATTTGGTAGTTTTATAAAACGAATTCGATTAAGATTGTAAATagtttacacatttatcaaatcaacaatttgaataacaatttacTGACCACGTGTTGTAATACTGTGAGAGAAACTCAACAGTCGCGCGTGCAGAAGTATTGCATCATGTCTAGAAAAATAGATCGGGTTaggtttcgttttcatttcGCGGAAACGCGGGTATTGCGTAAACAATGAACTCAGCTATTTGGAAATTTTATAAATCACAATTTCACACGGATTTAAAGTGTATCGAGAGGCGGAGCTAAGCAGGTGCAAGTTGTAGGTCAGTGCGTGCTGTAATACTGTGAGAGAAACTGATTTTCTGGTAAACAACTGTCGCGCGTGCAGAAGTATTGCCTCATGTCTAGAAAAAATAGAGCAGTTTaggtttcgttttcatttctcgGAAACGCAGGTATTTCGTAAACAAGGTATTTGGAAGTTTTATAAAACACAATTTCACACGGAGTTAAAGTGTATCGAGAGGCGGAGCTTAGCAGGTGCAAAGTTGCAGGTGTTGTCAGGTGTGTGGGCGGGTCAAGCTGGACAGGTGGGAAAGTGTGCTCGTGTTAGAGGGATATAAAAACGCGATACAGCCGTGACATTTTCACTTTTCAGCATCATGTCTGAGCGAATCCGGGATATAGAGAGAGATAGAAGGGAGCAGCGATTAAGATATTTAGAACAACATCTTCACTTACAACGAGCGCGTGAATTACAACTCCGCAGACGGAATAGAAAGCGACTAGGAATTTTACAGCAAGGTCAAGAAGAACGACATCAACAACAACCTAGAAGGTTAGTGTCGGAATATTATCACATTCAACTGGATAGAAATCGTCATTCCCGGAAAttcaaagtgaaacaaaatgtCTACAATGTAACTTTTAGGCCCATTCCAGATTCTTCAATTATTCGGCGATTATTTCGGGATTTACTACAAAAAGTGAAATTACGGATGCAGTGTAACCCGAACGATTATGTACGGCTCAACATTCGACATCCCGCTTTGGATTCAGAAATCTGAGTCGAATTTACCCAGTCCAAAAACCTCAACGAGGagaaaattttgaacaaaatagaAGCCGTGCAACAATCTAAGAAGGAATTTGTCATCACAGACGGATCTATCCAGCTGGATTTCTTCCACGTGAAATACCCTCAAGGGAGTGGCGGCGGCATGAACAAAAAACATCTACACGTGGATAAGGAGAAATTCAAGACCTCTAAGAGAGTCATCGTTCGGATCAACAACCCCGACGATTCATTGTGTCTCCCCCGAGCTATCGTCGTGGCGCGACTTCACAGTCAAAAACCCGAGCAGTCCGACCCTGAATGGGAGAAGAAATGGAAACGTACGAGGTATGGGGATGTACGAGCTCTCGACCAGAAACGACAGGCCTTAACTCTCATGGAACTCGCCGGGTGTGCAAACGACCAACCGTGTGGGCCTCAGGAGTGGGAGAAATTACAACAGGTCTTGGCTCCCGGGTATCGCttgaacatatttcaatttaaaacgAACTCACGACAATTACGATTAGACCCCATCTACAGAGGCCAAGGGAGCGGAAAATGTTTGAACGTCCTGCTGGATAACGAGCATTACGATGCCATAACATCAATGGCGGGAGTGACGGAGAATACACGTTATTGTGATTACTGTGATGTTGGATATAGCCACATCGAAGATCATCGTACCGTCTGTCCTCACCGCTGTTCGTTTTGTTTGGCCGACACGCCCTGTTCCCCGGACGGCACCCGCACGGAATGTTCTCATTGTAAGGGATTTTCTTTTTTAGAAATGCTGCGTGTTACCAGACCCACTTGAAGCCTTACAGTAGTAATACCGCGACAACCGTGTGTAGTTTAATGGGCCGTTGCGATCAGTGCCAGAAATGGATGTCTAAGCAATTATTAAAGGCACACGCGTGCGGGGGAAAAACACAGTGTCGCATCTGCAAGAAACTTGTCACCACCCCGCATTTCTGCTTCGTTCAAAAGAAGCCCAAGCCCAAACGCAACAAGGAATTGAAAATCTACATATATTACGATTTTGAATGTACGCAGGAAAACGGAATTCACACCCCTAATCTCTGTGTGGCCGAACGCGTGTGTCAACATTGCGACAGTTTAGACATCGGCACGCGCTGTGATTACTGTCATGCGTTTGGATCGCAACGCCGCTTCGTATTTCAAGGCCCCGACACCTTAAAGCAGTTTATGGACTGGCTGTTACAATCCGAGACGGACGAGAAGGGTAATGTGACTTTCAAGCACGACGAAACGACCGCCATTGCGCACAATTTCAAGGGATACGATGGGCAGTTCATCTTGAACTATCTAGTGCACACGGCCTGTATCAAACCCACAGTCATTCTCAACGGCAGTAAAATCTTGTGTATGGGAGTGTTCGGCTTGAGATTCATCGATTCGTACAATTTCCTCCCCTTTGCCCTCGCCAAGATGCCCTCTGCGTTTGGCTTAACAGAACTGAAAAAAGGTTATTTCCCCCACTTTTTCAACACGGAACAGAACCAGAATTACGTGGGGCCTTATCCCGATGCCCACTACTACAATCCTGACGACATGTCGATCGCCAATCGTGCAGCCTTCTATACCTGGTACAATCAACAGACCGGGAAAGTGTTCGATTTCCAGAAGGAATTCTTGGCTTACTGTATCTCTGATGTGGATATTTTACGCCGTTGTTGTGCGCAATTTAAGACGACACTCTACGGACTCTTACGCGTCGATCCGTTTCAGGAATCAATAACTTTTGCTATCACGGCTAATTTAACTTATCGGCGAGGATTCATGGCACAGGACACCATAGCCATCATCCCCAATATGGGTTACCAACCCTCGCGCCGCTACTCAGCCAAGGCCTGTCGCTGGCTCACCTCCCTAGACCGCAACATACGTCATGCTAAGAACGGGGGCGAAATCACCATAGGACCCTATACGGTGGACGGCTACGAGGAGGAATCCCGCACCGTGTACGAATTTTACGGCTGTTACTGGCACGGGTGCCCCACCTGTTATCCGAATCTGTTGACGGAAACCCACCCCCACCGAGTCCAGCAGACGTATCAAACCCTGTACGAGCAGACCTTGAAACGCGCCGCCGCCTTAGAGCAACAAGGATATACGGTAGTGAGCATCTGGGAACACGAGTTTGATCGTCAAGTCATAAACAGTCCGGAGTTACAAACATTCCTAGGAGACCTCGATATTCAGGACCCCTTAAATCCCCGCGATGCCTTATACGGAGGTCGTACCAATGTCACGCGCCTGTATTGCGAGGAGGGTGACATGCGATACGTTGATGTGTGTTCTCTGTATCCTTACGTGTTGAAATACAGACCGTTTCCCATCGACCATCCTCAAGTCATCACCAGCGATTTCGCCGATGTGAGAGAGTACTTTGGACTCATTCATTGCCGCGTCCTCCCGCCCCGGGGTCTGTATCATCCCGTGCTACCCTACAAGACAGGCGGAAAATTACTCTTCCCCTTATGCCGAACCTGCGCCAAACAGTGCAACTTAGGACCCGACGATCGATGCCGTCACACCGATTCAGAACGCAGTCTGACCGGAACCTGGGTGACCGTAGAAGTACACAAAGCTTTAGATCTCGGCTATCGGGTCGAGCGCATCCACGAAGTTTGGCATTTTGAAAAGACCAGCCAGGATTTATTTCGATCTTACATCGACACTTTTCTGAAGATCAAACAAGAAGCTTCGGATTTCCCGATGAATGTCAGACGCCCGAACAGAAACAAGAATACATCAGTGAGATCCGGCGCCGGGAAGGCATCTTCATGAACTTAATAGACATTGAGAAAAACCCCGTCCGTAGAaccattgccaaactctttttaaattgtctCTGGGGAAAATTTGCACAACGATTACAGCTACCACAAACACAGTATTTAACCGAAGAAGAATTACAGGAAAAATTACAAGATGCCACTCTAGAAATCAAAGGAGTCGAGTTGCTGGAAAATCGAGATCACCCCGAAGCCGACATGATGGTGATCAATTACCAggaaaaagaagaatttttagaagAGTGTC contains:
- the LOC130047189 gene encoding uncharacterized protein LOC130047189; protein product: MSKQLLKAHACGGKTQCRICKKLVTTPHFCFVQKKPKPKRNKELKIYIYYDFECTQENGIHTPNLCVAERVCQHCDSLDIGTRCDYCHAFGSQRRFVFQGPDTLKQFMDWLLQSETDEKGNVTFKHDETTAIAHNFKGYDGQFILNYLVHTACIKPTVILNGSKILCMGVFGLRFIDSYNFLPFALAKMPSAFGLTELKKGYFPHFFNTEQNQNYVGPYPDAHYYNPDDMSIANRAAFYTWYNQQTGKVFDFQKEFLAYCISDVDILRRCCAQFKTTLYGLLRVDPFQESITFAITANLTYRRGFMAQDTIAIIPNMGYQPSRRYSAKACRWLTSLDRNIRHAKNGGEITIGPYTVDGYEEESRTVYEFYGCYWHGCPTCYPNLLTETHPHRVQQTYQTLYEQTLKRAAALEQQGYTVVSIWEHEFDRQVINSPELQTFLGDLDIQDPLNPRDALYGGRTNVTRLYCEEGDMRYVDVCSLYPYVLKYRPFPIDHPQVITSDFADVREYFGLIHCRVLPPRGLYHPVLPYKTGGKLLFPLCRTCAKQCNLGPDDRCRHTDSERSLTGTWVTVEVHKALDLGYRVERIHEVWHFEKTSQDLFRSYIDTFLKIKQEASDFPMNVRRPNRNKNTSVRSGAGKASS